The genomic interval CACTGGTGGCGGTAACAAAATTCGTGAGCTTTAGATTGTGACGCACAGCATGATCCATCAATTTTACAGTGCATGTTTGTCACATCACTTTTTCTAATGTGTCGTTCTGGAACGCCATGATATGAAAATAACAGATGCTCGTGAGCTACCCCTTCTAAACTTTCTGCAATAGCATCTCCTAGCACTTTGATGTATTCTGGCTTATTATAAAATGGCTTTACTTCAGTGATTCGCATTTTTGGAAAAAATTCATCTCTTAGCTCTTTTGCAAGCACGACAATAGTTTCTACAGTTGCCATCGCAAAATGTGGATACAATGGAAGCAATAATACTTCGTCTATTCCTTGGTCGTGTAGCTTCTGTAACCCCTTTTTTATAGACATAGAACCATAACGCATCGCAATCTCTACAGGAAGTTTTGTATGTGCTTGTACTTTCTTCTGCAAACGCTCTGTAAGTACAATAAGAGGAGAGCCTTCTTCCCACCAGATTTTACTATACGCCTCTGCACTTTTTTTAGGTCGTGTATTTAATATAATTCCCTTTACCAGCAATGCCCTCGCTGCATAGGGAACGTCTATCACACGCTCGTCCATCAAAAATTCATCTAAGTATTTTTTTACATCCTTTGGGTCTGTACTGTCTGGAGATCCCAGATTAACCATTAATACTCCTTTATTCATTAATTCAATTTTTATGCTGGACACTAAAATAGAGTGCGTTCTAAATATGAGACTTTCTTTTAAACGCTCTTACAAAAA from Dokdonia sp. Hel_I_53 carries:
- the hemH gene encoding ferrochelatase; translated protein: MNKGVLMVNLGSPDSTDPKDVKKYLDEFLMDERVIDVPYAARALLVKGIILNTRPKKSAEAYSKIWWEEGSPLIVLTERLQKKVQAHTKLPVEIAMRYGSMSIKKGLQKLHDQGIDEVLLLPLYPHFAMATVETIVVLAKELRDEFFPKMRITEVKPFYNKPEYIKVLGDAIAESLEGVAHEHLLFSYHGVPERHIRKSDVTNMHCKIDGSCCASQSKAHEFCYRHQCYETTRLVGEYLNLEPLTYSTSFQSRLGFDPWLQPYTDRTIERMGKEGFKKMAIATPAFVSDCLETLEEIAMEGEEIFHEAGGHDFHTIPCINDRDDWAGVLAGWINEWGIVESGKAIA